Within the Dehalococcoidia bacterium genome, the region GCCCAGGCCCAGGCTCTCCTCCAGGCTAACAACATAGAAGTCCTGGAACACTACAGTCTGCTGGGCATTTATCGGGTGCGCCTGCCCAAGGGGATGAGCGTTAAGCAGGCGTCCCAGCGCTTGGGGCCCAGCATCGCCTACATAGAACCTAACTACATCTTCGGCACCCAGCCGGCAGGGGAGGTGCACCTCACCCCCCTGGGTCAGGCCCCGACGGTGGCAACCGTGCAAGAGGGGACTGGCAAGACCCCCGCCCAACCGTCTCCCCAGCAAAGTGGCGACACGGTGCAAGTCGTCCGTGTCATCTCCCGGCAGAAGCCCGAGGCTGTGGAGGGCGAGGCCCTGGTAAAGTTCAAGGCCGAGGTCTCGGCCGCCCAGGCTGAGAGCATCCTACAAGCCCAGGGCATCCAGGTGCAGGAGCGCTACCCCCTGTTCGGCATCTATCGTGTTGCCCTCCCTAAGGGGATGAGCGTCGCCCAGGCCCAACAGCGGCTGGCGGGGCAGGTCGTCTACATAGAGCCTAACTATATCCTCCGCGCTGCGCCCACCACCCCCAACGATTCCCTGTTCGGACAACAGTGGGCCCTCCACAACACCGGCCAGACAGGGGGCACCCCCGATGCCGATATTGATGCCCCCGAAGCCTGGGACATCCAGCGGGGGAGCACCTCCACCGTCATCGCCGTCGTGGACACGGGCATTGACTTCAACCACAACGACCTGGCCGCCAATATGTGGCGTAACCCCCACGAGATTCCTGGCAACAACCTTGACGACGACGGCAACGGCTATCGGGACGATGTCCACGGGATCAACTGCATCGGCACCGCCACGAACCACGCGCCTCCGATGGACGACAACAACCACGGCACCCATGTGGCCGGCATCATCGGGGCCGTGGGGAACAACAACCTGCAAGTGGTGGGGGTGATGTGGCGGGTCAGCCTGATGGCCCTGAAGTTCCTCGGAGCCGACGGCTCAGGTACTACAGCCGATGCCATCGAGTGCATCCAATACGCGGTGGCCCAGAACGCCACTGGCACCAATGTGCGTGTTATCAACGCCTCCTGGGGAGGTGGCGGGTTCTCCACTGCCTTGCGGGACGCCATCGCCGCCGCCCGCGACCGGGGCATGCTGTTCATCGCCGCCGCTGGCAACGCCAATAACGATAACGACGCCTCCCCCTTCTATCCTGCTTCTTACGATGTAGAGAACATCATCGCCGTGGCCGCTTCCGACCACAATGATAACAAGGCGTCTTTCTCCAACTTCGGCAACCTGAGGGTGCACCTGGCAGCACCAGGGGTAAACATCCTCAGCACGGTGCCCAATAACAACGCCGCCTCGATGAACGGCACCTCTATGGCTGCACCCCATGTGGCGGGTGTAGCGGGCCTGCTGTTCACCCAGTTCCCCAGCCTCACTTACCAACAGGCCAAACGGCGCATCTTGTGCAGTGCGGACATCAAGCCCCAGTGGGCCGGCCTGACCTTGACCGAGGGACGCCTTAACGCCTATAACGCCCTGACGGTGGGCACCTCTGCCATTATCGCCCTGCCGTTGGCCCCCGATCGCAACTTCCGTGTCCTCTCGGGAACCCCGGTGGTCATTCGTGTCGAACTGTGTGCCGGCCAAGACCCAGTGCTGGGGGCAACGGTAACAGCCTCCTTCGCTAACGGCGACCCCGCCGTTACCCTGCGGGACGACGGCGTGGCCCCCGACACCACAGCCAACGACGGCATCTACGCGGGCAACTGGACCCCCCAGAATGCGGGGGCAGCAAACATCACCATCACGGCCACAAAGGCGGGGATGACCTCTGCGCCCCCGCGCACCATCCCCGGCCGCGTGCTCCGCAACCCCAACTATCAGAAGGCTACCGTCCCCTTTGAGTGGGTGGACATCCGGGGCATGGGCCTGCGCTTTGAGTTGGATGATGACGGCTGTATCCTTCTAGGATCCAGCATGCCCATCCCCTTCTTCGGCGATGAGTTCACCCAGTTCCAGGTGGACAGCAACGGCTATATCGGGTTTTCGGAAGCGCACCCGTGCGGACAGTATAATAACACCGCCATCCCCAACAGCACCCTAGGAACAGCTATCGCCGCCTTCTGGGACGACCTCATCGGCAAACCGCGCGCCTCCACAGGGGAGGTGTGGGTGGCCATTGTGCGCCCCCCCGCCTCGGCGTGGCGCTACTTGATTGTCCAGTGGCAGGATGTACAGCACTACCCCAATACCCCTTCCGGGGCCTCCTTCCAGGTGGCCATTGAGGAGGTTACGGGGCGCATCTTCTTCCGCTACTTGGACACGGACTTCGGGAACGCCTCTTACAACAACGGGGCTAGCGCCACGGCGGGCATCCAGTTGAACGCTAGCATAGGTCTACAGCACAGTTACAACCAGCCGGTGCTGACGAGCGGGAGCGCCTTCGTCATCTTCCCGCAGCGGCTGCCGGGCGAGGGATTGTTGCGCGTGGAGACACAGCCGCCCGCTGCCATTCAGATCTTCGCCAACGGAATCTTGCTCAACGAGTGGGGTGTCAACTGGCTGAAGCTGCCCCCCGGACCTTATCGTCTCGAGTTCCGTAATCCACCCTACGCATTGAACGCCTCCAACACTATCCTGGTGCGCATGCACCCCCCTGGCGGCGCGTTCACCGAACAGCCGGTTGACCAACCTGTCACGGTAGAGGCTGGGAAGACCACCGAGGTGATCATGCGGATATGGGAGAATGGCTATCTGCGCGTCACGACAGAAGGTGGAGATAACCCGACGATATTCGTGAACAATCATCCGAGAAACCAGTGGGGGCTATGGGTTCATGTGCCCCCCGGAACCTACACCGTTTCCTTCGGGCCGGTGCCCAACGCCACCACGCCCTGCTCCCGGACCGTAACCGTGGTCAGTGGGAGCGGGACACGGGTGCACGGCAACTACATTACGGGCACCTGCAACATTGTCCCCTATCCGTAGAGGCCTGCAGTACACGGGGCAAAACTGGCGAGGGGGGCATATACAGCTCCCCTCGCCTTTTCACGCCCCCGCTTGTGCCGACGGCGGAGTTGCCTCGTCATGGCGCAGGGAGACTGGTGTCTGTGGCAACTCCTCCTTTGCCGGCGCGAAGATGGAATCCCCCTCGGGCAGGGGCATACGCCGCACCTCCTCCTCCCGGGAGGGTTCGCCCCCCGGCACCACCAGCCCCAGCCCGCCCAGCAGAAGACGGCGCAACCGCCCTAACGCCTGACGACGGTTCATGTCCCCCATCCTAGTGCTCCATCACCGACCCGCCGTTGAAGTTGAGGGCCTGCCCTGTGATGTAATCGCACACCGGCGAGCATAGGAAGGCGATGAACCGCCCCACCTCCTCGTCGGTGGCGGCGCGCCCCAGAGGGATGGTCTTCAGCACCGCCTCCCACCGCTCCCCCCGCCCCAGGTCGTCCATGCGGGAAGTGTCCGTTACCCCCGGGCAGACGGCATTGACAGTGATACCATACGGGGCCAGCTCCCGCGCCACCGATTGGGTGAACAGGTGCGTGGCCGCATTGGCCGCTGCATAGGCTGAGGTATTAGCCTGCCCCCGCTTCCCCGCCGTGGAGGAGACATTCACAATCCGCCCCCAGCGCTGCCTCTGCATCACCGGGGCCACATACTTGGTGCACAGGAAGGTCCCCACCACCTTCACCTCCAACACCCGCCGAAAGACCTTCTCGTCCATCTCCCACACCGGCACCCGGTCGGGGCCACGGGCGAAGGCGGCGTTGTTCACCAGGATATCTATGCGCCCAAAGGTCTCCAGGGTTTTGGCCACCATCTCCTGCACCTGCTGGGCATTGGTTACATCCACCACCAGGGGCAACGCCCTGCGCCCCACGGCACAAATCTGCTCCGCCACGCTCTCAATATCCCTCCAGCCGATGCGCTTCTCATCCTCGGGGAAGGTGGCGGGGTCGCGCCCCGTGCCCGTGATAACCACATCACACCCCTCTTGGGCCAGGGCCACAGCTGTGGCCCGCCCGATGCCCCGCAAGCGCCCCGCCCCCGTTACAATAGCGACCTTGCCCTCCAACACGCCCATACAGTCATTTCCTCCTTGCAGGGGGGCATATGCCCCTTGCTTAGTCCTCTGAATGGTCAACCCTGTGGAGTGTCCTGACACCCGTTATGGGGGATGAGGGGGAGCCCCCCACACCCGCGCCACCACCCGGGCCGGCCCCCCATCGCCCCCGCCGATTTTCACAGGGAAGGCAAACACCTCAAAGGCTTTGCCCCACAGAGCCTCTAGGTTCACCAGGTTCTCTATAAGGGGTATGCCCGCCCCCAGCAGGATATGGTGCACGGGGAACCCGCTCCCAGGAGGGTCCACCGGGAAGTCCACCCCCACCGCCTTGACACCCTGCCCCCGCAGCCACTCGGCCGCCGCCGGCGCCAGGAAGGGATGGTGCTGGTAGTAGGTAGGGCTCCCCATCTCTCGTTGTGCCCACCCCGTCCACAGCAGGACGATGGCCTCCCACAGCCACGCCTCCCGCAGGGCATAGCGCACCGCCTCAAGGGTCAAGGGCTGGCCAGGCTGGGCATAACGGCGCAGGTCGGCCAACACCCCACGCCCCGTCCAGCGCTCTAACGGCACCTGGTCCACCGTTGCCCCCTCGGGGATGAAATGATACGGGGCATCCACATGGGTGCCCAGGTGGGTGGCCAGGGTGATGCGCGTATTGCTCCGTCCGTGCTGGGCATGGGTGTGGACAGGCTCGGCGCTGAAGCCGGGGAGACCCGGCACGGGCGTCACACGGTCGGGCGCCAGGGTCAGGGTCAGGTCCACCCACTTATGCACGAGGAGCCTCCAGGGAGGTCTGCTGCCACACCTCAAGGGCAACCTGACGCGCCAAGGAGGGGGCAAAACCCCGCCGCCTCAGGTAGGCGTACAGACGCCGTAAGAAGGTGGTTCGGGGCAGGCCTTGCAGGCGGGGTGCCCACTGCTGGGCGCAGCGGCGGGCCAGCACGGCATCGTCGCCCCCCTGCACAGCCTCTTGGGCTATGCGGGGGTGAATGCCCTGCTCCACCAGTTCGCGGGCTATCAGCCAGCGGGCCTTGGGGCGATGGCGCTCCCGCTGGGCGGCCCATACCTGGGCAAACCGCCGGTCGTCCAGGTAGCCCAAAGCCTTCAGGCGCTCCACCGCCTCCTCCACGGCGGCGGGAGAGAAGGTCTGCTCCAACCGCTGGCGTAGGCGCGCTTCGGTGAGGGGGCGTCGGGCCAGCAAGCGAAGGGCTTCGGCTACAGCCGCAGACGGTGTGCCCTCGGTCATACCACACCCTCCCGCCGCAAGGCCTCCACCTCGGGGGGCGTCAGCCCCAGCCAAGCCGCCAAGACCTGTGCGGTATGTTCTCCCAAATCGGGGGCGGAGGTGCGCACGCCCCCCGGCGTGCGGGAGTGGCGTATGGGGGTGTTGGGGTACTTCCACGCCCCGATGCGCGGGTGGGGCAGTTCCACCAACATCTTGCGGTGCTGGATTTGGGGATCCTGCACCACCTTGTCAATGGTGTTCACCGGCCCGCAGGGGATACCCAACGCCAGCAATTCGTCCAGCCACTCCTGGGTGGTCTTCTGGCGCATGGCCTCGGAGATGGCAGGCTCCAGGATGTGGTGATGCTGGGTGCGCGACCAGGAGGTCTGGAAACGGGGGTCATCTATCCATTCGGGATGGCCGATAGCGGCGCAGAATAGGGGCCAGTGGGTCTCGTTGCCACCAAAGATGGCCACCACGATCCACCCATCCTTGGTCGGGAAGGCTTGGAAGGGGGTGGCCGAGGGGTGGCGTGTGCCCAGGGGACGGGGCACCTCCCCCGTCGCCAGGTAGCGGGCGATGGCGTTCTCCAGAACCGCCACTTGGCAGTCCAGCATGCTGATGTCTAGAAACTGCCCTTTTCCGCTCTGCTGGCGCTCATACAAAGCGGAGCAGATGCCCACAGCGGCAAACAGCCCCGCCACGATGTCCCCATAGGAGGTGCCGGGGCGCACCGGGGGGCCGTTGGGCTCCCCCGTGATGCTCATCACCCCGCCCATAGCCTGGACGATGACGTCCAAGGCGGGGCGCTGGGCATAGGGGCCGTCCTGCCCGAAGCCCGATATGGCGCAGTAAATCAGGCGCGGGTTGCGCTGGGAGAGGGTGTCATAGCCGAGCCCCAGATGAGCCATCGTGCCGGGAGTGAAGTTCTCCACCAGCACATCGGCCTGCTCCACCAGGCGGAGGAACAGGTCCTTCCCGTAAGGATGCTGCAGGTTGAGGGTGATGCTCTTTTTGTTGCGATTGAGGGAGAGGAAGTAGGCGCTGACGCCATCCACAAAGGGGCCGGTGCCCCGGGCGGCGTCGCCCGTGCCGGGGCGCTCCACTTTCACCACCTCGGCCCCCAGGTCTGCCAAAATCATCGTGCAAAAGGGGCCCGACAGAATCCACGATAGGTCCACCACACGCACGCCAGCAAGGGGGCCAGCCACCGTTGATCCTCCTCACACCACAGGATAGGTTTATCCTAGCGGATGCGATGCAGAAAGGCTAGCCCGCCTATGGCGGGTGCAGGTGCACCTGCCCCTCGTCGCCTAGGAACAGGGTGAGCCATCCTTGCCCCTCCCCTTCGACCCGGCACCCCGCCCCCAGAAGGCTGTGGCGCAGGTGCACCCCGTGCAGGCTACTCCCCTCCAGAACGACGCTGTCCACCACCGTGCTGTCCTGCACATGGGTGCCGTCCCCCAGGCTCACCCAGGGGCCGATGTCCGACTCGTGGATAACGCAGTTGGCCCCGATGGAGAGAGGCCCCCGCAGGATACTCCCCCGCAGGTGGGAGCCCGCTCCCACCTCCACCACCCCTGACACCTGGCAATCCTCCAGGATGCCCTGAACGGCCCCGGACGTCCGCTCCTGCAGGACGCGCCGATTGGCCTCCAGCACCTCCTCTTTGCGCCCCAAGTCCAGCCACCAACGGGGGAAGCGACGGATGCGCACCCGTGCCCCCCGCTCCACCAGGGCCTGCAGGGCATCCGTAATCTCCAGTTCCCCCCGCGCCGAGGGCTTCAACTGGGCGATCACCTGATGCACCACAGGCGTGAAGGCATACACGCCGATGATGGCCAGATTGCTCTTGGGTTCGCGGGGCTTCTCCACCAGGCGCAGGGGACGGTCGTGGGCATCCACCTCCACCACACCGAAGCGCCGGGGGTCGGCCACCTCCTTCACCAGGGCAAGGGCTGCGGTGCCCCCCTCCTGCCAGCCCTGCAAGGCATCGGCGATCCCCCCTTGGAAAAGGTTATCCCCCAGCATGAGCAGGAACGGATCATCCCCCAAAAAGGAGCGGGCACAGGCGACGGCGTGGGCCAAACCCTTCGGCTCCTCCTGCACCACATAAGCCACCCGCATCCCCCACGGAGCACCATCCCCCACCACTTTGCGAATCTCCCGTCCGCTATCGGGGGCCACCACAATACCCACCTCCCGCACCCCCGCCTGGGCCAGGTAGTCCAACACATAAGCTAACACGGGGCGATTGCCCACCGGCACCAGGTGCTTAGGGCGGGTGTAGGTGAGGGGACGCAGGCGTGTGCCCTTGCCCGCCGCCAGTATCAGACCCTTCATGGGCACCCCACAGGTCGCTTTCCCTCAGCATAGGGGAGCGGGCTGGCCAGGGCAAGGGGATGGCCCCCTGGGAGCAGGGGGCGGCAGGGGAACTCGCCCCACGACCGACGCTGCACCTTGCCCCCCCCATGCGTGGTATACTGGAACTAGTCCACACCGCCCTCGGCCCAGCCGGGGGCATAGAGGCGGAGCAGAGCGTGCCAATACGGGACTACGAACTGGTATTAGTCATCAGCCCCGAGGTGGATGACGCCCGCACCCAAGCGGTGGTGGACCGGGTGCATCGCCTTATCACTCAAAAGGGGGGCACCCTCGTGCAACACGAGTCCTGGGGGCGTAAACGCTTGGCCTATCCCATCCGTAACTACAAGGAGGGGGCCTACTTTTTCACCCGCTTCCAGGCCGATGCCCAGACCTCCCGCGCTATCGAGCAGACCCTGCGCGTGACCGAAGAGGTCCTGCGCCACCTGTTGGTGAAAGTCGAATAAGCCTGCGGCGGTAGGAGAGGGATGGCAGGGCTGGTCAAGATTATCGTCATCGGCAATGTGGGTACCGACCCGGAGATGCGCTATACCCCCCAGGGCATCCCTGTAACCTCCTTCCGCCTGGCGGCCACCCGCACCTTCAACGCCCCCGACGGCACCCGCCAGCAGGAGACGGAATGGTTCACCGTGGTGGCCTGGCGGCAGTTGGCCGAGCAGGTGAGCCAGTACCTCACCAAAGGGCGCAGGGCCTATGTGGAGGGACGCCTGCGGAGCCGCTCCTGGGTGGGCAACGATGGCCAGACCCGCTGGGTCAATGAAATCTGGGCCGACCGGGTCCTCTTTCTGGACCGGCCCACCGCTGAGGCCCCCGCCGCCGATGAGGCGCCCGAGGAAGGCCCCTCGCCCAACGACCTGCCCTTCTAGCCACACCCCCCGAGGGAGGTGAAAGCCATGACCAGCACACCCCAGCCTGCATCCACCCCACCAGCCCCGCAAGCCCAAACCGCAGCGGCCGCCCGCCGTAAGGCACGCCGCCGCTACTACCCCCCGCGTAAGAAGGCCTGCCCCTTCTGCGTGGACAAGAACCTGGCCATTGACTACAAGAACATTGTCCTGCTCAAACGCTTTATCAGCGAGCAGATGAAGATTGAGCCGCGGCGCAAGACGGGGGTATGCGCCAAGCACCAGCGCCGTCTGGCCACGGCCATCAAACGGGCGCGCCACCTGGCCCTCCTCCCCTTCGTGCCAGACCACCCGCGCAAGACGGGGTGGACCGCCCCCGCCGAGCCCGCCCCCGCTCCCGCGGCTCCCCCGCCTCCCTCCCGTTAGGAGGCTAGAATGGCCAGCAAAGCCCCGCCCCGCCCCACCGAGATGCGCTCCAGTCGGCGCCGTCTAGCCCGCTGGCAGCAAGAGCAACGCAAGGCCCGCACCGCCCTCATCTTCGGCATCGTGGCGGTGCTGGTCATCCTAGCCATCCCCGCCTATGGCTACTATGCCACCTTCATCAAGCCCCCGCGGGAGTGGGTTGTCCAAGTCAATGACCGCATCTTCACCATGGGCTACCTGGTGAAACTCCTGCGCATGTATCAGCGGGGGACGGAACTGACGGGCCAAAACCCCAACCTAGGGACCATGCCCTTCCAAATCGTGCAAGTCATCAGCGAAAACGAACTGGTGCGCCAGGTGGCCCCCCGCTACAACATCACCGTCAGCAAGGAGGACATTGACCAAGAGGTGCGCCGCCGCATCCTGGGGACACGCCCCCCCAACGACACCACACCCCCCGACCAACTGGAGCGGGAGTTCCGCGAGCGCTATCGCCAATACCTGACCGCCATTCGCCTCTCCGAGCAGGAGCATCGCCAACTGGTGGAATGGGACCTCTACCGCGAGCGCATGCGCGACTACCTGGGCCAGACCATCCCCACCGTCCAGCCTCAAGTGCGCCTCTCCCGTCTCACCGTGCCCACCCAGGACAAGGCTCGGGAGGTGGTGCAGCGCTTCCGGGAAGGCCAACCCTTCCCCAAACTGGTCAACGAGTACTCCATTGACGACGAGGAGGTGCGCAAGGAGGGGGATATCGGCTGGGTCGTCAAGGGCATCCACACGGATCTCGACGAGAAGATCATCTGTCCGCCCGAGCCGGGCTCCAACCGCGAGACAGAGATGCCCGGCCTCTTCGCCGGCATTCAACCCGGCACCCTCCTCTGCCCCCAGATGCGCCCCACCGGCCCTGAGGGGCAGAATGTGTGGCAGGTCTACCTGGTTACCGAGGTCGCCTCCGCCCGAGAGGTAGACAGCCAGCAGAGGGAAATCCTGAAGACCCGTGCCTTGGAGAAGTGGCTCTCCGAGGAGCGCCCCAAGCACATCGTGCGCCTCAACTTCGACTCCGAGAAATACGCCTGGGTGGTGAAGCAGCTGCGCATCGCCTCCACCCCGACTGGGCAGACCACCCGCTAGAGGACTGCTATGGCAGAAATCGGCATCGGCCTCATGGGATTGGGCGTGGTGGGGAGTGGCGTGGCCCAGGTGCTCCAACAGAAGGGGACAAGCCTGGGCCAGCAGATCGGCGTTACCCTGGCCTTGCGGCGAGTGTTGGTGCGCACCCCCCACAAGCCCCGCCCCGTCGCCCTGCCCGAGGGCCTCCTGACCACCAACCCCGCCGACCTATTGGACAACCCCCAGTGCCATATCATTGTGGAACTGCTGGGGGGCGAGGAGCCGGCGGCGACCTACATTCGGCGTGCCCTGGAGGGGGGCAAGCATGTGGTAACCGCTAACAAGGAGGTCATCGCCAAACACGGCCCCTCCCTCCTGCGCCTGGCCCAGCAGAGGCAGGTGCACCTGCTTTTTGAGGCCTCGGTTGGGGGAGGAATCCCCCTCATCGGCCCCCTCCAGCGCGACCTTTTGGCCAACGACATCCTCTCCCTGCGGGCCATCATCAACGGCACCACCAACTACATCCTCACCCGCATGGCGCGGGACGGGGTGGACTACCAGGTGGCCCTGCGGGAGGCCCAGGAGAAGGGCTACGCCGAGCCCGACCCCACCAACGATGTGGAGGGCATCGACGCCGCCTACAAACTAGCGGTGCTCTCCCTGCTGGCCTTCCGCTCCTATGTGCCCGTCGCCCAGATTTACCGCGAGGGTATCACCCACCTGAAAGCGAAGGATTTCCGTTACGCCCACGAGTTGGGGTATGAGATCAAACTGCTGGCCATTGGGCGCAAGGAGAACGGGAAGGTGCAGGCGCGGGTGCACCCCGTCCTGGTGCCTGCCCACACCCTGCTGGCCAAAGTGGACGGAGCCTACAACGCCATCGAGGTGCAGGGGGATCTCGTGGGGAAGGTGGTGTTCCACGGCTTGGGGGCGGGGCCAGCCCCCACCTCCAGCGCCGTGGTGAACGACATCCTCACTATTGCCCGCACCCTCAAGGCCCAAGCGCGCCCCCTGCCCTGGGTGGATACCAGCACCGCCCTCCCCCTGCGCCCCATGGGCGACCTGCTCACCCAGTATTACCTGCGCCTGAATGTGGCCGACCGCCCCGGCGTGCTGGCGCAAATCGCCCGCATCCTGGGCGACCTGTCCATCAGCATCGCCTCGGTCATTCAGAAGGATGCCGACCCCACCGCGGGCACCGCCGAGATCGTGATCATGACCCATCCCGCTCGGGAGGGGGCGGTACAGGAGGCCCTGGGCCTCATCCGACGCCTGCCGGTGGTGCGGGAGGTGAGTAACCTGATACGGGTGGAGGCCGAGTAGGCCCATCCCACCCTCGGGGGGCGTATGCGTGAAGGCGTCTTATCCCGCTACGAGGCGTTCTTGCCCCTTACCCCCCAGACACCCCGCATCTGCTTGGGCGAGGGGAGCACCCCCCTGGTGCGTTCCCGCCGCCTGGAGCGCACGCTGGGGGCAGAAGAGGTCTACTTCAAACTGGAGGGGTGTAACCCCACCGGCTCCTTTAAGGACCGGGGGATGGTAGTGGCCGTGGCCAAGGCCCTGGAGCAGAAGGCCCGCGCCATTATGTGCGCCTCCACAGGCAACACCTCCGCATCCGCCGCTGCCTACGGGGCCTATGCGGGGCTCACCACCATCGTCCTGGTGCCCCAGGGCAACATCGCCCGCGGCAAACTGGCCCAGGCCATCGCCTACGGGGCGCAAGTGATAGCCATCAAGGGCAACTTCGACCGCGCCCTGGAACTGGTGCGCACCCTGGCCCAGCGCTACCCCATCACCCTGGTCAACTCGGTGAACCCCTACCGTCTGGAGGGGCAGAAGACGGCCGCCTTTGAGATTGTGGACGCTTTGGGCGACGCCCCC harbors:
- a CDS encoding S8 family serine peptidase: AQAQALLQANNIEVLEHYSLLGIYRVRLPKGMSVKQASQRLGPSIAYIEPNYIFGTQPAGEVHLTPLGQAPTVATVQEGTGKTPAQPSPQQSGDTVQVVRVISRQKPEAVEGEALVKFKAEVSAAQAESILQAQGIQVQERYPLFGIYRVALPKGMSVAQAQQRLAGQVVYIEPNYILRAAPTTPNDSLFGQQWALHNTGQTGGTPDADIDAPEAWDIQRGSTSTVIAVVDTGIDFNHNDLAANMWRNPHEIPGNNLDDDGNGYRDDVHGINCIGTATNHAPPMDDNNHGTHVAGIIGAVGNNNLQVVGVMWRVSLMALKFLGADGSGTTADAIECIQYAVAQNATGTNVRVINASWGGGGFSTALRDAIAAARDRGMLFIAAAGNANNDNDASPFYPASYDVENIIAVAASDHNDNKASFSNFGNLRVHLAAPGVNILSTVPNNNAASMNGTSMAAPHVAGVAGLLFTQFPSLTYQQAKRRILCSADIKPQWAGLTLTEGRLNAYNALTVGTSAIIALPLAPDRNFRVLSGTPVVIRVELCAGQDPVLGATVTASFANGDPAVTLRDDGVAPDTTANDGIYAGNWTPQNAGAANITITATKAGMTSAPPRTIPGRVLRNPNYQKATVPFEWVDIRGMGLRFELDDDGCILLGSSMPIPFFGDEFTQFQVDSNGYIGFSEAHPCGQYNNTAIPNSTLGTAIAAFWDDLIGKPRASTGEVWVAIVRPPASAWRYLIVQWQDVQHYPNTPSGASFQVAIEEVTGRIFFRYLDTDFGNASYNNGASATAGIQLNASIGLQHSYNQPVLTSGSAFVIFPQRLPGEGLLRVETQPPAAIQIFANGILLNEWGVNWLKLPPGPYRLEFRNPPYALNASNTILVRMHPPGGAFTEQPVDQPVTVEAGKTTEVIMRIWENGYLRVTTEGGDNPTIFVNNHPRNQWGLWVHVPPGTYTVSFGPVPNATTPCSRTVTVVSGSGTRVHGNYITGTCNIVPYP
- a CDS encoding glucose 1-dehydrogenase, which gives rise to MGVLEGKVAIVTGAGRLRGIGRATAVALAQEGCDVVITGTGRDPATFPEDEKRIGWRDIESVAEQICAVGRRALPLVVDVTNAQQVQEMVAKTLETFGRIDILVNNAAFARGPDRVPVWEMDEKVFRRVLEVKVVGTFLCTKYVAPVMQRQRWGRIVNVSSTAGKRGQANTSAYAAANAATHLFTQSVARELAPYGITVNAVCPGVTDTSRMDDLGRGERWEAVLKTIPLGRAATDEEVGRFIAFLCSPVCDYITGQALNFNGGSVMEH
- a CDS encoding cyclase family protein — encoded protein: MHKWVDLTLTLAPDRVTPVPGLPGFSAEPVHTHAQHGRSNTRITLATHLGTHVDAPYHFIPEGATVDQVPLERWTGRGVLADLRRYAQPGQPLTLEAVRYALREAWLWEAIVLLWTGWAQREMGSPTYYQHHPFLAPAAAEWLRGQGVKAVGVDFPVDPPGSGFPVHHILLGAGIPLIENLVNLEALWGKAFEVFAFPVKIGGGDGGPARVVARVWGAPPHPP
- a CDS encoding recombination regulator RecX; this translates as MTEGTPSAAVAEALRLLARRPLTEARLRQRLEQTFSPAAVEEAVERLKALGYLDDRRFAQVWAAQRERHRPKARWLIARELVEQGIHPRIAQEAVQGGDDAVLARRCAQQWAPRLQGLPRTTFLRRLYAYLRRRGFAPSLARQVALEVWQQTSLEAPRA
- a CDS encoding CoA transferase, with amino-acid sequence MAGPLAGVRVVDLSWILSGPFCTMILADLGAEVVKVERPGTGDAARGTGPFVDGVSAYFLSLNRNKKSITLNLQHPYGKDLFLRLVEQADVLVENFTPGTMAHLGLGYDTLSQRNPRLIYCAISGFGQDGPYAQRPALDVIVQAMGGVMSITGEPNGPPVRPGTSYGDIVAGLFAAVGICSALYERQQSGKGQFLDISMLDCQVAVLENAIARYLATGEVPRPLGTRHPSATPFQAFPTKDGWIVVAIFGGNETHWPLFCAAIGHPEWIDDPRFQTSWSRTQHHHILEPAISEAMRQKTTQEWLDELLALGIPCGPVNTIDKVVQDPQIQHRKMLVELPHPRIGAWKYPNTPIRHSRTPGGVRTSAPDLGEHTAQVLAAWLGLTPPEVEALRREGVV
- a CDS encoding glucose-1-phosphate thymidylyltransferase — its product is MKGLILAAGKGTRLRPLTYTRPKHLVPVGNRPVLAYVLDYLAQAGVREVGIVVAPDSGREIRKVVGDGAPWGMRVAYVVQEEPKGLAHAVACARSFLGDDPFLLMLGDNLFQGGIADALQGWQEGGTAALALVKEVADPRRFGVVEVDAHDRPLRLVEKPREPKSNLAIIGVYAFTPVVHQVIAQLKPSARGELEITDALQALVERGARVRIRRFPRWWLDLGRKEEVLEANRRVLQERTSGAVQGILEDCQVSGVVEVGAGSHLRGSILRGPLSIGANCVIHESDIGPWVSLGDGTHVQDSTVVDSVVLEGSSLHGVHLRHSLLGAGCRVEGEGQGWLTLFLGDEGQVHLHPP
- the rpsF gene encoding 30S ribosomal protein S6 translates to MRGILELVHTALGPAGGIEAEQSVPIRDYELVLVISPEVDDARTQAVVDRVHRLITQKGGTLVQHESWGRKRLAYPIRNYKEGAYFFTRFQADAQTSRAIEQTLRVTEEVLRHLLVKVE
- the ssb gene encoding single-stranded DNA-binding protein, producing MAGLVKIIVIGNVGTDPEMRYTPQGIPVTSFRLAATRTFNAPDGTRQQETEWFTVVAWRQLAEQVSQYLTKGRRAYVEGRLRSRSWVGNDGQTRWVNEIWADRVLFLDRPTAEAPAADEAPEEGPSPNDLPF
- the rpsR gene encoding 30S ribosomal protein S18, encoding MTSTPQPASTPPAPQAQTAAAARRKARRRYYPPRKKACPFCVDKNLAIDYKNIVLLKRFISEQMKIEPRRKTGVCAKHQRRLATAIKRARHLALLPFVPDHPRKTGWTAPAEPAPAPAAPPPPSR
- a CDS encoding SurA N-terminal domain-containing protein; protein product: MASKAPPRPTEMRSSRRRLARWQQEQRKARTALIFGIVAVLVILAIPAYGYYATFIKPPREWVVQVNDRIFTMGYLVKLLRMYQRGTELTGQNPNLGTMPFQIVQVISENELVRQVAPRYNITVSKEDIDQEVRRRILGTRPPNDTTPPDQLEREFRERYRQYLTAIRLSEQEHRQLVEWDLYRERMRDYLGQTIPTVQPQVRLSRLTVPTQDKAREVVQRFREGQPFPKLVNEYSIDDEEVRKEGDIGWVVKGIHTDLDEKIICPPEPGSNRETEMPGLFAGIQPGTLLCPQMRPTGPEGQNVWQVYLVTEVASAREVDSQQREILKTRALEKWLSEERPKHIVRLNFDSEKYAWVVKQLRIASTPTGQTTR